The following are encoded together in the Fundidesulfovibrio putealis DSM 16056 genome:
- a CDS encoding MATE family efflux transporter, whose translation MNIDASTPYRSIWRLTWPQILMMVFQFLIGVADVYVCGRIGREAQAAMGLVSQALFFFLTVAIAVANGSVAALSQSLGAGKKLRAARFGGLCLISGVALSGVIVVCGLLLKDVFLSLLNVPAEVYGPARDILGLFLWLLPINYLFLLTNAVLRSHKMVMAPLYAMGLGCVVNAWLDFGLGLGWWGMPDMGYMGVAWSTFWAMAIGLCCNLMLLARAGLVSRTMVPAWRWSRVAWRYVFRVAWPSGLMQVVWHTGYLVLLSITGGLPSGGVEALAGFAGGSKVESGIFLPAFAFNLSASILVGHALGSGDAAEAKRMGYRIWGLGVVIMSLMAVCLWPFLPELSWLFAPDAAVAAQTESYLRYNLLAIPFTCTGMILAGALTGAGATVYTLTIFGLSIWVVRLPVAWWLGWKAWGTADGVWLSMLVSQIFQASALLFIFQFKDWARFSMIKPRNSRD comes from the coding sequence ATGAACATAGACGCCTCCACGCCCTACCGCTCCATCTGGCGGCTCACCTGGCCCCAGATCCTGATGATGGTCTTCCAGTTCCTGATCGGCGTGGCCGACGTGTACGTGTGCGGGCGCATCGGCAGGGAAGCCCAGGCGGCCATGGGCCTGGTGAGCCAGGCCCTGTTCTTCTTCCTGACCGTGGCCATCGCCGTGGCCAACGGCTCGGTGGCGGCGCTCAGCCAGTCGCTGGGCGCGGGCAAGAAACTGCGCGCCGCGCGCTTTGGCGGCCTGTGCCTGATCTCCGGGGTGGCGCTGTCCGGAGTCATCGTGGTCTGCGGACTGCTTCTGAAGGACGTGTTCCTTTCCCTGCTGAACGTCCCCGCCGAGGTCTACGGCCCGGCCCGCGACATCCTGGGCCTGTTTCTGTGGCTTCTGCCCATCAACTACCTGTTCCTGCTGACCAACGCGGTGCTGCGCTCCCACAAGATGGTCATGGCTCCGCTGTATGCCATGGGCCTTGGGTGCGTGGTGAACGCCTGGCTGGACTTCGGGCTGGGGCTCGGCTGGTGGGGCATGCCGGACATGGGCTACATGGGCGTGGCCTGGAGCACCTTCTGGGCCATGGCCATCGGCCTGTGCTGCAACCTGATGCTCCTGGCCCGGGCCGGCCTGGTCAGCCGGACCATGGTCCCCGCCTGGCGCTGGTCGCGGGTGGCCTGGCGCTACGTGTTCCGGGTGGCCTGGCCGTCGGGGCTCATGCAGGTGGTGTGGCACACGGGGTATCTGGTGCTCCTGTCCATCACGGGCGGGCTGCCTTCGGGCGGGGTGGAAGCTCTGGCAGGATTCGCGGGGGGCTCCAAGGTGGAGTCGGGCATCTTCCTGCCCGCCTTCGCCTTCAACCTGTCGGCCTCCATCCTGGTGGGCCACGCCCTGGGCAGCGGCGACGCCGCCGAAGCCAAGCGCATGGGGTACCGCATCTGGGGCCTGGGCGTCGTCATCATGAGCCTGATGGCCGTCTGCCTGTGGCCGTTCCTGCCGGAACTCTCCTGGCTGTTCGCCCCGGACGCGGCAGTGGCCGCCCAGACCGAGAGCTACCTGCGCTACAACCTGCTGGCCATTCCCTTCACCTGCACCGGGATGATCCTGGCCGGGGCTTTGACCGGGGCCGGGGCCACGGTGTACACGCTGACCATATTCGGTTTGTCCATCTGGGTGGTGCGCCTGCCCGTTGCCTGGTGGCTGGGCTGGAAGGCCTGGGGCACCGCCGACGGAGTATGGCTTTCCATGCTGGTCTCCCAGATCTTTCAGGCCTCGGCCCTGCTCTTTATCTTCCAGTTCAAGGACTGGGCCAGGTTTTCCATGATTAAACCCAGGAATTCCCGTGACTAA